In Variovorax sp. S12S4, a single genomic region encodes these proteins:
- a CDS encoding PadR family transcriptional regulator, which yields MRHPHFGHHHHHHCHTPRGEHEDGLSGGRGGRGGGRVFGHGGLRFVLLRLIADKPAHGYELIKAIEDRLGGSYAPSPGVVYPTLTLLEEMGYLSVETADTGGRKRYSITASGQEFLAANSDTADAMMARMNGGVDGAGPRGGRPPQVTRAIENLKLAMRMRLSGPPLTEQQAHDFAAVLDSAAQQLERI from the coding sequence ATGCGACACCCCCACTTCGGCCACCACCATCACCACCACTGCCACACGCCCCGTGGCGAGCACGAAGACGGCCTTTCGGGTGGCCGTGGCGGGCGCGGCGGCGGGCGGGTGTTCGGCCATGGCGGCCTGCGTTTTGTGCTGCTGCGGCTCATTGCCGACAAGCCGGCCCACGGCTACGAACTCATCAAGGCCATTGAAGACCGCCTGGGCGGCAGCTATGCGCCGAGCCCCGGCGTGGTGTACCCCACGCTCACGCTGCTCGAAGAAATGGGCTACCTGAGCGTGGAAACTGCCGACACCGGCGGGCGCAAGCGCTACAGCATCACGGCCAGCGGCCAGGAGTTTCTGGCCGCCAACAGCGACACGGCCGACGCGATGATGGCCCGCATGAACGGCGGCGTAGACGGTGCCGGCCCGCGCGGCGGGCGCCCGCCGCAGGTGACGCGCGCTATTGAGAACCTGAAGCTCGCCATGCGCATGCGCCTTTCGGGCCCGCCCCTCACAGAACAACAAGCCCACGATTTCGCCGCGGTGCTCGACAGCGCCGCCCAGCAACTGGAACGCATCTAG
- a CDS encoding siderophore-interacting protein, with protein MTDFSTDTSPASSSPPDRTPRRVRHELRFRQLTVKTVQRVTPHLIRVTLTGDDLAGFTSLGFDDHAKIFFPDAATGKLTLPTVGPDGPVWPASGRPTMRDYTPRRYDAQANTLELDFALHEAGPATQWAERAKPGDMLGVGGPRGSFIVPTDFDWHLLIGDDTALPAIARRLAELPAGARVVVLAEVDSEADQVPFETQAELTLQWVHRKGAEPGLSPVLLDALKAMKLPAGDFHAWVGCESAIAKALRAHLVGERGANPKWVRASGYWRRGAVATHDTHDE; from the coding sequence ATGACCGACTTCTCGACCGACACATCTCCCGCTTCTTCTTCCCCGCCCGACCGCACGCCGCGCCGCGTGCGGCACGAGCTTCGTTTTCGGCAGCTCACGGTAAAAACGGTGCAGCGCGTCACGCCGCACCTGATCCGCGTCACGCTCACCGGCGATGACCTTGCGGGCTTTACGAGCCTGGGCTTCGACGACCACGCGAAGATCTTTTTTCCCGATGCCGCAACCGGCAAGCTCACGCTGCCTACCGTGGGGCCTGACGGCCCGGTGTGGCCCGCAAGCGGCCGGCCGACCATGCGCGACTACACGCCGCGCCGGTATGACGCACAGGCCAACACGCTGGAGCTCGACTTTGCGCTGCACGAAGCCGGCCCGGCCACCCAATGGGCCGAACGGGCCAAGCCGGGCGACATGCTCGGCGTGGGCGGGCCGCGCGGCTCGTTCATCGTGCCGACCGATTTCGACTGGCACTTGCTCATCGGCGACGACACCGCCCTGCCCGCGATCGCACGGCGCCTGGCCGAGTTGCCGGCCGGTGCGCGCGTGGTGGTGCTGGCCGAGGTAGACAGCGAGGCGGACCAGGTGCCGTTCGAAACGCAGGCCGAGCTCACGCTGCAATGGGTGCACCGCAAGGGCGCTGAACCGGGGCTGAGCCCGGTGCTGCTCGATGCACTCAAGGCAATGAAGCTGCCGGCCGGCGACTTTCACGCCTGGGTGGGGTGCGAGTCGGCCATTGCGAAGGCCCTGCGCGCGCACCTGGTGGGCGAGCGCGGCGCCAATCCGAAGTGGGTTCGCGCGTCAGGCTACTGGCGCCGCGGTGCCGTGGCTACGCACGACACGCACGACGAGTAA
- a CDS encoding magnesium and cobalt transport protein CorA, with protein MLINCVAYENGAKLADIPVEDISEYITRPGCFVWVALSDATPEELAQMKDEFNLHPLAVEDAHHGHQRPKVEEYGDSLFVVMHLVEPSTEGAHCVNVGEVDVFVGKNYVLSVRNRSQQGFLGVRERCEREPDLLRNGAGFVLYALMDAVVDRYFPVIDALEVELESIEQQIFTQGGAARDKIKQLYDLKRRSMILKRAVAPLTEAAGKLHGGRVPQICVSSQEYFRDVADHLVRINGSIDAMRDTIGTAISVNLSMVTIEESEVTKRLAAWASIFAVCTAFAGIWGMNFEHMPELKLRYGYAAALVLMGGTCSYLYYRFRRAGWL; from the coding sequence ATGCTGATCAACTGCGTGGCCTACGAAAACGGCGCCAAGCTCGCCGACATCCCGGTCGAGGACATCAGCGAATACATCACCCGCCCCGGCTGCTTTGTGTGGGTGGCGCTGAGCGACGCCACGCCGGAAGAGCTGGCGCAGATGAAGGACGAGTTCAACCTGCATCCGCTGGCGGTCGAAGACGCCCATCACGGCCACCAGCGCCCCAAGGTCGAGGAGTACGGCGACTCGCTCTTCGTGGTGATGCACCTCGTCGAGCCCTCTACCGAAGGCGCTCATTGCGTGAACGTGGGAGAGGTCGACGTGTTCGTCGGCAAGAACTACGTGCTTTCAGTGCGCAACCGCAGCCAGCAGGGCTTTCTGGGCGTGCGCGAGCGCTGCGAGCGCGAGCCCGACTTGCTCCGCAACGGCGCGGGCTTTGTGCTCTATGCGCTGATGGATGCGGTGGTCGACCGCTACTTTCCGGTGATCGACGCGCTCGAGGTGGAGCTTGAATCCATCGAGCAGCAGATCTTTACCCAGGGCGGCGCGGCGCGCGACAAGATCAAGCAGCTTTATGACCTGAAGCGGCGCAGCATGATCCTCAAGCGCGCGGTGGCTCCGCTGACCGAGGCGGCCGGCAAGCTGCACGGCGGACGCGTGCCGCAGATCTGCGTGAGTTCGCAGGAATACTTTCGCGACGTGGCCGACCACCTGGTGCGCATCAACGGCTCCATAGACGCGATGCGCGACACCATTGGTACGGCCATTTCGGTGAACCTGTCGATGGTCACCATCGAAGAGAGCGAAGTGACCAAGCGGCTTGCCGCCTGGGCCAGCATTTTTGCGGTGTGCACCGCGTTTGCCGGCATCTGGGGCATGAACTTCGAGCACATGCCAGAGCTGAAACTTCGCTACGGCTATGCGGCCGCGCTGGTGCTGATGGGCGGCACCTGCAGCTATCTTTACTACCGCTTCAGGCGCGCCGGCTGGCTCTGA
- the mutS gene encoding DNA mismatch repair protein MutS produces the protein MMAQYLGLKANHPDTLLFYRMGDFYELFWADAEKAARLLDITLTQRGQSAGQPVVMCGVPFHAVDTYLARLIKLGESVAICEQVGEVGASKGPVERKVVRVVTPGTLTDSELLNDKSESLLLAVHAGTRNFCGLAWLSVTGAELRLAECPADALETWIARIAPSELLYSAEVTPAFEQRLKAARAATPFTLSIRPAWQFDGGLGERKLSEQMGSKSLAAWNAESLANAHAAAAALLGYAEHTQGRALSHLQRLSVERDGDLIELPPTTRRNLELVQTLRGEDSPTMFSLLDTCMTGMGSRLLKRWLLSPRRDRSEAQARLEAIGALQSTVLGGTAAPWRTLREQLKNTSDVERIAARIALRQVRPRELLALRLALAKAEQLSPLLPGSAALLDQIAERLAPPPGCAALLTSAIKPDPSALVRDGGVIATGHDAELDELRAISENCDDFLLKLEVSERERTGISNLRVQFNRVHGFYIEVTQSALSKVPDNYRRRQTLKNAERFITPELKAFEDKALSAQDRALAREKWLYEQLLDALQPSVPALTQLAGAIATLDALCALAERSHTLHWRAPSFVSHPCIEIQQGRHPVVEARLAEKSSGGFIANDTVLGPQQRMQVITGPNMGGKSTYMRQVAIIVLLASIGSHVPAAACRLGPIDAIHTRIGAADDLANAQSTFMLEMTEAAQILHSATAQSLVLMDEIGRGTSTFDGLALAAGIAAQLHDRSKAFTLFATHYFELTEFPATHHCAVNMHVSATEAGRDIVFLHEMQPGPASKSYGIQVARLAGMPAAVVNHARQALEALESQHAQTRAQVDLFAPPPAAETPMASAVESALAALDPDAMTPREALDALYALQKLNTRERGAA, from the coding sequence ATGATGGCGCAGTACCTGGGCCTCAAGGCCAACCATCCGGACACGCTGCTGTTCTACCGGATGGGCGATTTCTACGAGCTGTTCTGGGCCGACGCCGAAAAGGCCGCGCGCCTGCTCGACATCACGCTCACCCAGCGCGGCCAGTCGGCCGGCCAGCCGGTGGTGATGTGCGGCGTGCCCTTTCATGCAGTCGATACTTATCTTGCACGGCTCATCAAGCTGGGCGAATCGGTGGCCATTTGCGAGCAGGTGGGCGAAGTCGGTGCCAGCAAGGGGCCGGTCGAGCGCAAGGTGGTGCGGGTGGTTACGCCCGGCACGCTGACCGATTCGGAGCTGCTCAACGACAAGAGCGAATCGCTGCTGCTTGCCGTGCATGCGGGCACGCGCAATTTTTGCGGCCTGGCATGGCTCAGCGTCACGGGCGCCGAGCTGCGGCTGGCCGAATGCCCGGCCGACGCGCTCGAAACCTGGATTGCACGCATCGCCCCAAGCGAGCTGCTGTACAGCGCCGAGGTAACGCCGGCTTTCGAGCAGCGCCTGAAGGCCGCACGCGCAGCCACGCCTTTCACGCTGTCCATCCGCCCGGCCTGGCAGTTCGACGGCGGCCTGGGCGAACGCAAGCTCAGCGAGCAAATGGGCAGCAAGAGCCTGGCCGCGTGGAACGCCGAATCGCTCGCCAACGCGCATGCCGCCGCCGCCGCGCTGCTGGGCTATGCCGAGCACACGCAGGGCCGCGCGCTTTCGCACCTGCAGCGCCTTTCGGTGGAGCGCGACGGCGACCTGATCGAGCTGCCGCCCACCACGCGGCGCAACCTGGAGCTGGTGCAAACGCTGCGCGGCGAAGATTCGCCCACCATGTTCTCGCTGCTCGACACCTGCATGACGGGCATGGGCAGCCGCTTGCTGAAGCGCTGGCTGCTGTCGCCCCGGCGCGACCGCAGCGAGGCGCAGGCGCGGCTCGAAGCCATCGGTGCGCTGCAGTCGACGGTGCTGGGCGGCACGGCCGCGCCCTGGCGCACGCTGCGCGAACAACTCAAGAACACGAGCGACGTGGAGCGCATTGCGGCGCGCATTGCCCTGCGCCAGGTGCGCCCGCGCGAACTGCTGGCGCTGCGGCTTGCACTGGCCAAGGCAGAACAGTTGTCGCCGCTTCTGCCCGGCTCGGCCGCGCTGCTCGACCAGATCGCCGAGCGCCTTGCGCCGCCGCCCGGCTGCGCAGCCCTGCTGACAAGCGCCATCAAGCCCGACCCGTCGGCGCTGGTGCGCGACGGCGGCGTGATTGCCACCGGCCACGACGCCGAGCTCGACGAGCTGCGCGCCATCAGCGAGAACTGCGACGACTTCCTGCTGAAGCTCGAAGTGAGCGAACGCGAGCGCACCGGCATCAGCAACCTGCGGGTGCAGTTCAACCGCGTGCACGGCTTCTACATCGAGGTCACGCAAAGCGCGCTCTCGAAGGTGCCCGACAACTACCGCCGCCGCCAGACCCTGAAGAACGCCGAGCGCTTCATCACGCCCGAGCTGAAGGCTTTCGAAGACAAGGCGCTGAGCGCGCAAGACCGGGCCCTCGCCCGCGAAAAGTGGCTCTACGAGCAGCTGCTCGATGCGCTGCAGCCCTCGGTGCCGGCGCTCACGCAACTGGCCGGCGCCATTGCCACGCTCGACGCGCTCTGCGCGCTGGCCGAGCGCTCGCACACGCTGCACTGGCGCGCGCCGAGCTTCGTTTCGCACCCCTGCATCGAGATCCAGCAGGGTCGGCACCCGGTGGTGGAAGCGCGGCTGGCCGAAAAGTCTTCCGGCGGGTTCATCGCCAACGACACGGTGCTGGGGCCGCAGCAGCGCATGCAAGTCATCACCGGCCCCAACATGGGCGGTAAATCGACCTACATGCGGCAGGTGGCGATCATCGTGCTGCTGGCTTCCATTGGCTCGCACGTGCCCGCGGCGGCCTGCCGGCTGGGGCCCATCGACGCGATTCACACCCGCATTGGCGCGGCGGACGACCTGGCCAACGCGCAGTCGACCTTCATGCTCGAGATGACCGAGGCTGCGCAAATTTTGCACAGCGCCACCGCGCAGTCGCTGGTGCTCATGGACGAAATCGGCCGCGGCACCAGTACCTTCGACGGCCTGGCGCTGGCCGCCGGCATTGCGGCCCAACTGCACGACCGCAGCAAGGCCTTCACGCTCTTTGCCACCCACTACTTCGAGCTGACCGAGTTTCCGGCCACGCACCACTGCGCGGTGAACATGCACGTGAGCGCCACGGAGGCGGGCCGCGACATCGTGTTCTTGCACGAAATGCAGCCCGGCCCGGCCAGCAAGAGCTACGGCATTCAGGTGGCGCGGCTCGCAGGCATGCCGGCCGCGGTGGTCAACCATGCGCGGCAAGCGCTCGAGGCGCTGGAGTCGCAGCACGCCCAAACGCGTGCGCAAGTCGATCTGTTTGCCCCGCCCCCGGCGGCCGAAACGCCCATGGCCAGCGCCGTAGAATCCGCCCTGGCCGCGCTCGACCCCGACGCGATGACGCCACGGGAGGCGCTCGACGCGCTCTATGCCTTACAAAAACTGAACACGCGCGAACGCGGCGCCGCGTAG
- a CDS encoding proteasome-type protease → MTYCVGIKLNAGLVFLSDSRTNAGVDHISTFRKMIVYEQPGDRVMVLLSSGNLSISQSVREILQIEELRETREDGSQGDPITIWNAKSMFDAARVLGSAVRHVYDRDAEALKHAGLDFNVSFIFGGQVKGEGMRLFLVYSAGNFIEATTETPYFQVGESKYGKPVLDRVLTPETPLDEAAKCALVSMDSTMKSNLSVGLPLDLVVYEANKFETDRVICIDADNPYYRMMHNSWGQKLREVFDSIEDPVWDDSATQHPLKMPATRHSPLRKISTPDEKLI, encoded by the coding sequence ATGACTTATTGCGTAGGCATCAAACTCAACGCCGGCCTGGTGTTTCTCTCCGACTCGCGCACCAACGCGGGCGTGGACCACATCAGCACCTTCCGCAAGATGATCGTCTACGAGCAGCCGGGCGACCGTGTCATGGTGCTGCTGTCTTCGGGCAACCTGAGCATCTCGCAGTCGGTGCGCGAAATCTTGCAGATAGAAGAGCTGCGCGAAACCCGTGAAGACGGCTCGCAGGGCGACCCCATCACCATCTGGAACGCCAAGAGCATGTTCGATGCCGCGCGCGTGCTCGGCTCGGCCGTGCGCCACGTGTACGACCGCGACGCCGAGGCGCTCAAGCATGCGGGGCTCGACTTCAACGTGTCGTTCATCTTCGGCGGGCAGGTCAAGGGCGAAGGCATGCGCCTCTTCCTGGTGTATTCGGCGGGCAACTTCATCGAGGCCACCACCGAGACGCCCTACTTCCAGGTGGGCGAATCGAAGTACGGCAAGCCGGTGCTCGACCGCGTGCTCACGCCCGAAACCCCGCTCGACGAAGCCGCCAAGTGCGCGCTGGTGTCGATGGACTCGACCATGAAGTCGAACCTCTCGGTGGGCCTGCCGCTCGACCTGGTGGTGTACGAGGCCAACAAGTTCGAAACCGACCGCGTGATCTGCATCGACGCCGACAACCCCTACTACCGCATGATGCACAACAGCTGGGGCCAGAAGCTGCGCGAGGTGTTCGACAGCATTGAAGACCCGGTGTGGGACGACTCCGCCACCCAGCATCCGCTGAAGATGCCGGCCACGCGGCACAGCCCGCTGCGCAAGATTTCCACGCCCGACGAAAAGCTCATCTGA
- a CDS encoding alpha/beta fold hydrolase — protein MAMPPIVFSHGNSFPASTYRVVLDSLRNRGFEVDAIEKFGHDPKYPVTDNWPHLVQQLADFAKQHADSAGGPVFLVGHSLGGFLSLMCAALHPALARGVVLLDSPILGGWRANTLSLVKRTPLMKTVSPGAISRRRKNKWEHREAVFEHFRSKKAFAKWDEQVLHDYIDHGTFDSEDTRELSFDRNVETAIYNTLPHNLGALRRHPLKCKVAFIGGRQSAEMKQVGMAMTQKVTKGRIAMLDGTHLFPMEKPLATAAAVEAALRNLLD, from the coding sequence ATGGCGATGCCGCCCATCGTCTTCTCGCACGGCAACAGCTTTCCGGCGAGCACCTACCGCGTCGTTTTAGACAGCCTGCGCAACCGCGGCTTCGAGGTCGACGCCATAGAGAAGTTCGGGCACGACCCGAAGTACCCCGTCACCGACAACTGGCCGCACCTGGTGCAGCAGTTGGCCGACTTTGCCAAGCAGCACGCCGACAGTGCCGGCGGCCCGGTGTTTCTGGTCGGCCATTCGCTCGGCGGATTCTTGAGCCTGATGTGCGCGGCGCTGCATCCGGCGCTCGCCCGCGGCGTGGTGCTGCTCGACTCGCCGATTCTGGGCGGCTGGCGCGCAAACACGCTGAGCCTGGTCAAGCGCACCCCGCTCATGAAGACCGTGTCGCCCGGCGCCATCAGCCGCCGGCGCAAGAACAAGTGGGAGCACCGCGAAGCCGTGTTCGAGCACTTCCGCAGCAAGAAGGCCTTTGCCAAGTGGGACGAGCAGGTGCTGCACGACTACATCGACCACGGCACCTTCGACAGCGAAGACACGCGCGAACTGAGCTTCGACCGCAACGTGGAAACGGCCATCTACAACACCTTGCCCCACAACCTGGGCGCGCTGCGCCGCCATCCGCTCAAGTGCAAGGTGGCCTTCATCGGCGGGCGCCAATCGGCCGAGATGAAGCAGGTGGGCATGGCCATGACCCAGAAGGTGACCAAGGGCCGTATTGCAATGCTCGACGGCACGCACCTGTTTCCCATGGAAAAGCCGCTGGCCACGGCGGCGGCAGTCGAGGCGGCGCTGCGCAACCTGCTGGACTGA
- a CDS encoding response regulator transcription factor translates to MSSSQPAVIEAVSLSPSLVVEDDPAMRERLGRVLAMLGYGGPQIAWAESIASAKELLRTQSFGVALVDIGLPDGSGVELIGWMQAAHPKVPAVVISAWRTEETIFAALRAGAIGYLLKERDDLELSIALRSIEQGGAPIDPAIARHILAWLATQLALPAVAADAPAPLPVALTPRELRILELVSQGLSNRDMAELLSISKLTVECHTKNIYRKLAVTSRTEAVYQGRRHGLLP, encoded by the coding sequence ATGTCTTCCTCCCAACCGGCAGTGATTGAAGCGGTCTCCCTGAGCCCTTCGCTGGTTGTCGAAGACGACCCCGCAATGCGCGAGCGCCTGGGCCGCGTGTTGGCCATGCTCGGCTACGGTGGCCCGCAGATCGCCTGGGCGGAGAGCATTGCCTCGGCAAAGGAACTGCTTCGCACACAGAGCTTTGGGGTCGCGCTGGTCGACATCGGCCTGCCGGACGGCAGCGGGGTCGAACTCATCGGCTGGATGCAGGCGGCGCATCCCAAGGTGCCTGCCGTGGTGATTTCAGCCTGGCGCACCGAAGAAACCATTTTCGCGGCGCTGCGAGCCGGCGCCATCGGCTACCTGCTGAAGGAGCGCGACGACCTCGAGCTCAGCATTGCGCTGCGCAGCATCGAACAAGGGGGTGCGCCGATCGACCCAGCCATTGCACGCCACATCCTCGCTTGGCTGGCAACGCAGCTGGCTTTGCCGGCGGTGGCAGCCGATGCGCCTGCCCCGCTGCCCGTGGCGCTGACACCGCGAGAGTTGAGAATTCTCGAGCTCGTGTCGCAAGGGCTCAGCAACCGCGACATGGCAGAGCTGCTGTCGATCTCGAAGCTGACGGTGGAATGCCACACCAAGAACATCTACCGCAAGCTGGCCGTCACGTCTCGCACCGAGGCCGTCTACCAGGGCCGCAGGCACGGGCTGCTGCCCTGA
- a CDS encoding YadA family autotransporter adhesin: MASGSGSTAIGGANGGASGAAALATGSVAMGSGSRVASGANGSVAIGANSVATAANTVSFGSAGQTRGLVNVSAGAVTAASTDAVNGSQLYTVQQTANTAVSAASAAQGTADSALGLAQNSAQYGAGGTSLQLNANGGAGTTISNVGAGQVATDAANVGQVQQAQQTAITTANNFTVQQVTALQALMNQALSSGVCAVGAGGAVACGPGAGASGAGSTSMGTNAQANGQDTVAVGNGAQASHAGSVAIGAGARALADPTTAVGNNAVATGNNAVALGANTLASGSNAVALGQGSVADRDSTVSVGNAATGLLRSIANVAPGLLGTDAVNVNQLQQAVSNATSQANAFAAQGVAAALAMPSMPTLAVGKKWMGAAMGNYAGASAVGFAFGYQVSDNFNLGLGVSTATSSGSSNRIAARVQAGYAW; encoded by the coding sequence GTGGCATCCGGCAGCGGCAGCACTGCGATCGGTGGCGCCAACGGCGGAGCCTCGGGCGCGGCCGCATTGGCCACGGGTAGCGTGGCGATGGGTTCCGGCAGCCGGGTCGCGAGCGGCGCGAACGGCAGCGTGGCCATCGGCGCGAATTCTGTCGCTACGGCGGCCAACACGGTGTCTTTCGGGAGCGCGGGCCAGACGCGCGGCCTGGTCAACGTGAGCGCCGGAGCGGTGACCGCCGCAAGCACCGATGCAGTCAACGGCAGCCAGCTGTACACCGTGCAGCAGACAGCCAACACGGCGGTATCCGCAGCCTCGGCCGCACAAGGCACGGCCGACTCCGCGCTCGGCCTGGCGCAGAACTCGGCGCAGTACGGCGCGGGCGGCACTTCGCTGCAACTCAATGCCAACGGCGGCGCCGGCACCACCATCAGCAACGTCGGTGCGGGCCAGGTGGCAACCGATGCCGCCAATGTGGGACAGGTGCAGCAGGCTCAGCAGACCGCCATCACCACGGCAAACAACTTCACCGTTCAGCAGGTCACGGCATTGCAGGCCTTGATGAACCAGGCACTGTCCAGCGGGGTCTGCGCGGTGGGAGCGGGCGGCGCCGTGGCCTGCGGGCCTGGGGCGGGCGCTAGCGGTGCCGGCAGCACGTCGATGGGCACCAATGCACAGGCCAATGGCCAGGACACCGTGGCCGTCGGCAACGGTGCACAAGCCAGCCATGCGGGTTCGGTAGCCATTGGTGCCGGCGCCAGGGCGCTGGCAGACCCCACCACGGCCGTCGGCAACAACGCGGTGGCCACGGGCAACAACGCCGTGGCGCTGGGAGCCAACACGCTGGCATCGGGCAGCAACGCGGTCGCGCTGGGCCAGGGATCGGTGGCCGACCGTGACAGCACCGTGTCGGTGGGCAACGCCGCCACCGGTCTGTTGCGCAGCATTGCGAACGTCGCGCCCGGCCTGCTGGGCACCGATGCCGTCAACGTCAACCAGCTGCAGCAGGCGGTGAGCAACGCGACCAGCCAGGCCAACGCCTTTGCAGCGCAGGGCGTTGCGGCCGCACTGGCCATGCCTTCGATGCCGACCTTGGCCGTGGGCAAGAAATGGATGGGGGCCGCCATGGGCAACTACGCCGGAGCTTCGGCCGTCGGCTTCGCTTTCGGCTATCAGGTCAGCGACAACTTCAACCTGGGGCTGGGTGTTTCCACCGCGACCAGCAGCGGCAGCAGCAACCGCATTGCAGCCCGTGTGCAGGCGGGCTACGCCTGGTGA
- a CDS encoding sensor histidine kinase: protein MSGPKAWFCKLIGACVLLLAAGSAVAQPSPDIHVEAVRGTGWNEAAPPADGWAPVTLPDSWAARWPGFDGVVWYRLTWNQPTQVAETGLLLHYLNMAGAVSLNGTPIWRDESLVEPLTRAWNSPRYWLLAPPLLQTGRNTLLIRVSGLSAYQAGLGPVSLGVPAAMQAAYGHERLLRRDLQMLGLAVSAAVSAFFAALWLLRRRETAYGWFALMSVLWLLFGYNQIATSPWPFASNHSWQASNTSLLLLFSVSYAVFALRFCERRMPRLEGFALLVAVAGVLDLWLAGSANLVTHRALWTLVGGLTIIAVNSASLVHAARHRGSPMRSLAPFMALSAVTGAHDLLVFTQVIDSNIYYTTMSSYGLLLGMALTQAGRFVSSLKRIENFNTELIEEVNAAKSELAATLAQQHALELAHARIGERVNLASDLHDGLGGMLVGSIATLERRPEELSAPALLAMLKSLRDDLRLIIDATGRHDGARAFGELLAPLRHRTSQLLDANGIDCRWQVSGIETLELPPSQSLDLLRFLQEALTNTLKHSGGRRVDVAVTCAGADLQLDVRDDGQGFVVADAAKGGGSGLRSLHARARRLGAELHLESRPGATQLALRMPVKTGINGAIQIAIIGNNGRK from the coding sequence TTGTCGGGACCGAAGGCATGGTTTTGCAAGCTGATCGGCGCATGCGTGCTTCTCTTGGCGGCCGGCTCCGCCGTAGCGCAGCCCTCGCCTGATATCCACGTAGAAGCGGTGCGCGGCACTGGATGGAACGAGGCCGCACCTCCGGCCGACGGCTGGGCACCCGTCACCCTGCCCGACAGCTGGGCCGCGCGCTGGCCCGGCTTCGACGGCGTGGTCTGGTACCGGTTGACCTGGAACCAGCCCACGCAAGTAGCCGAAACCGGCTTGCTGCTGCACTACCTCAACATGGCCGGTGCGGTGTCGCTCAACGGCACACCCATCTGGCGCGACGAGAGCCTGGTCGAGCCGCTTACCCGTGCCTGGAACAGCCCGCGCTACTGGCTGCTGGCCCCGCCGCTGCTGCAGACGGGCCGCAACACGCTGCTGATACGGGTTTCGGGACTTTCGGCCTATCAGGCAGGGCTCGGTCCGGTCAGCCTCGGCGTACCCGCGGCCATGCAGGCGGCATACGGGCATGAGCGTCTCTTGCGCCGCGATCTCCAGATGCTCGGCCTGGCGGTGAGCGCGGCGGTGTCGGCCTTCTTCGCTGCGCTTTGGCTATTGCGGCGGCGCGAAACGGCCTATGGCTGGTTTGCTTTGATGTCGGTGCTGTGGCTGCTGTTCGGCTACAACCAGATCGCGACCAGCCCCTGGCCTTTTGCGAGCAACCACAGCTGGCAGGCGTCGAACACCTCGCTGCTGCTTCTGTTCAGCGTGTCTTATGCCGTTTTTGCGCTGCGCTTCTGCGAGCGCCGCATGCCGCGCCTGGAAGGCTTTGCGCTGCTGGTCGCGGTGGCCGGCGTGCTCGACCTGTGGCTTGCCGGTTCCGCGAACCTGGTCACCCATCGCGCCCTTTGGACGCTGGTGGGCGGCCTCACGATCATTGCCGTGAACAGCGCCTCGCTGGTTCACGCCGCGCGGCACCGGGGCAGCCCCATGCGTTCGCTTGCGCCCTTCATGGCACTGTCGGCGGTAACCGGCGCTCACGACCTGCTGGTGTTCACCCAGGTGATCGACAGCAACATCTACTACACGACCATGTCCTCATATGGCTTGCTGCTGGGCATGGCGCTGACGCAGGCCGGCCGCTTCGTGAGCAGCCTGAAGCGCATCGAGAACTTCAACACCGAGCTGATCGAAGAAGTGAACGCCGCCAAGTCGGAACTGGCCGCCACGCTTGCGCAGCAGCACGCGCTGGAGCTCGCGCATGCGCGCATCGGCGAGCGCGTCAATCTTGCGAGCGACCTGCACGACGGCCTGGGCGGCATGCTGGTCGGCAGCATTGCAACGCTTGAGCGCAGGCCGGAGGAGCTTTCGGCACCGGCCCTTCTCGCCATGCTCAAGAGCCTGCGCGACGACTTGCGGCTCATCATCGACGCCACGGGCCGTCACGACGGCGCACGCGCGTTCGGCGAGCTGCTCGCGCCCCTGCGGCATCGCACTTCGCAGCTGCTCGACGCCAACGGCATCGACTGCCGGTGGCAGGTGTCAGGCATCGAGACGCTCGAGCTGCCGCCCTCGCAAAGCCTCGACCTGCTGCGTTTTTTGCAGGAGGCGCTGACGAACACCCTCAAGCACAGCGGCGGCCGACGTGTGGATGTGGCCGTAACCTGCGCCGGCGCCGACCTGCAACTCGACGTGCGCGACGACGGCCAAGGCTTTGTCGTGGCAGACGCTGCCAAGGGCGGCGGCTCGGGTCTGCGCAGCCTGCACGCACGCGCCCGCAGGCTGGGCGCCGAGCTCCATTTGGAGTCTCGCCCGGGTGCCACTCAGCTCGCGCTGCGCATGCCTGTCAAGACGGGAATAAACGGGGCGATACAAATTGCAATCATCGGTAACAATGGACGAAAATAA